A genome region from Gossypium hirsutum isolate 1008001.06 chromosome A04, Gossypium_hirsutum_v2.1, whole genome shotgun sequence includes the following:
- the LOC107948122 gene encoding growth-regulating factor 3-like, with amino-acid sequence MSDQCCNQGIGEEQQWIQSQADAGGLTGRSGDAREAWWLARNIASATCTVAANRSRKPVEMLKSSGACTNIINNNTLVGAAAGVVDVGCGDLKPTSLIPNSPLELAGDRANSFLLSGFSDSKNVHKGHFDAQNEVNNRSDGQMLRQFFDDRPRSLQQPDNHAESPMSSATCLSISMPGNSSSDVSLKLSTGNGDQLNWAAGWASYQAASMGGPLAEALRSSISNSQP; translated from the exons ATGTCGGATCAGTGTTGCAATCAGGGTATTGGGGAAGAGCAGCAATGGATCCAGAGCCAGGCCGATGCCGGAGGACTGACGGGAAGAAGTGGAGATGCTCGAGAGGCGTGGTGGCTGGCCAGAAATATTGCGAGCGCCACGTGCACCGTGGCCGCAAACCGTTCAAGAAAGCCTGTGGAAATGCTAAAATCTAGTGGCGCCTGCACCAACATCATCAACAACAATACTCTTGTTGGTGCTGCTGCTGGTGTTGTTGATGTTGGATGTGGTGACCTTAAACCCACTTCTCTGATCCCCAATTCACCCTTAGAATTGGCTGGTGATAGAGCCAACAGTTTTCTCCTTTCAGG TTTCTCAGATTCTAAAAATGTTCATAAGGGCCATTTCGATGCCCAAAATGAAGTCAATAACAGATCTGATGGTCAAATGTTGAGACAATTTTTTGATGATAGGCCTAGATCCTTACAACAACCAGACAACCATGCTGAAAGCCCGATGAGTTCTGCAACATGCCTCTCCATTTCAATGCCTGGAAATTCCTCATCAGACGTGTCGTTGAAGCTGTCAACTGGAAATGGAGACCAATTGAATTGGGCTGCTGGGTGGGCCTCATACCAGGCGGCTTCGATGGGAGGGCCCCTTGCCGAGGCTTTAAGATCATCCATATCCAATTCACAACCTTAA